From the genome of Miscanthus floridulus cultivar M001 chromosome 10, ASM1932011v1, whole genome shotgun sequence, one region includes:
- the LOC136487038 gene encoding disease resistance protein Pik-1-like, producing METELSIIAALLTTLSPQHFDDAETKKWLGETVPHLADRVLGEVVDPSRHTLLRRASQCFHRRKSFSYWYLIFTVLMLYYIIEHPCSPRYRHLLLPSSDLGLITPQLAEADALLPLVGIDRPAKKILGWFAHQGKMDMNLRVLCIIGPVGIGKTTLAVELRNRLREHHETGGGRYNFQCNVMAQVPRGTDRNIRLVQDILSQVSEPAATALSSDPSQAKTMEVLVRLISECLRDKRYFVIIDDIWEASDWEEIKVAFPNNNHGSRILITTRSTSTAWACCSDSYDGLDVHEMKPLSEMDSERLLIAKAVGSVDGCLPNNMKLHCDEVLRRCEGIPLFIIGMADWLKDQRLQQLHQREDEDEEHQRFAIYCKERVPRLTEQALSSAFNDFPNDYLRLLLIYMSMFPYGYKFEKDRLIWKWIDEGFFILTGYNYGLYYFDIYFSHVIKLEAERLFSELVDSNVITCVASNCKHKQDEAEACQWQINHFMHQFLASKSAEMGFVFTTTTLNLLAESAAATTTECGNQTSSRMPRRLALYHPDPLFPSMLETMDLSQTRSLSVSGTVCRIPLNKFVNLVLLDLEGWENLKDEDLVQVCRSKMIFLRYLSVRNTRVSKLPHEIKELRILGTLDVSYTQITELPLEVFELIFLWHLDLRGTRISQLPKQIKGLRHVLRYLLVETAARVPNDVRHLYKLETLATVDLTEYPASFLRALGDLHNLEVLAVTWSFHQSTDRDYCEALLSSIKNWENLESLTIHCGLGCSMEFLGSLEKSRAPRWLKKFKVTAGRFASVPPWALP from the exons ATGGAGACGGAGCTGAGCATCATTGCGGCACTCTTGACGACATTGAGTCCGCAGCACTTTGACGATGCCGAGACGAAGAAATGGCTGGGTGAAACTGTTCCCCATTTAGCCGACCGCGTCCTCGGTGAAGTCGTTGATCCCTCTCGCCACACGCTGCTGCGAAGAGCTTCACAGTGCTTCCATCGTAGGAAGTCATTCTCATATTGGTATCTTATCTTTACGGTACTGATGCTTTACTATATCATCGAACATCCCTGCAGCCCCAGGTATAGGCATCTTCTCCTCCCTAGCTCTGACCTTGGGCTTATTACACCCCAACTGGCCGAGGCGGATGCCCTCCTCCCTCTTGTCGGCATTGATCGCCCGGCAAAGAAGATTTTGGGGTGGTTCGCACACCAGGGGAAGATGGACATGAACCTGAGAGTCCTGTGTATCATTGGACCAGTGGGGATAGGCAAGACAACCCTTGCCGTGGAGCTCCGCAACCGACTCAGGGAGCATCATGAAACTGGTGGAGGGCGCTACAATTTCCAATGCAACGTTATGGCACAAGTGCCACGGGGAACTGATAGAAACATTCGTCTTGTTCAAGATATCCTCTCCCAAGTCTCAGAACCAGCAGCAACAGCATTGTCATCTGACCCGTCACAAGCCAAGACAATGGAGGTCCTAGTCCGCCTCATTTCAGAATGCTTGCGAGATAAAAG GTACTTCGTCATTATCGATGATATATGGGAAGCATCAGACTGGGAAGAAATCAAGGTTGCATTTCCTAATAATAATCATGGTAGCCGAATATTGATTACAACACGCAGTACAAGTACAGCATGGGCATGTTGCTCCGATTCCTATGATGGCCTTGATGTGCATGAGATGAAGCCTCTAAGCGAAATGGATTCAGAAAGGCTGCTTATAGCAAAAGCCGTTGGTTCAGTAGATGGTTGCCTGCCAAACAATATGAAGCTACATTGTGATGAAGTATTGAGGAGATGTGAAGGTATACCGTTGTTTATAATTGGTATGGCAGACTGGCTGAAGGACCAACGACTGCAGCAGCTGCACCAAcgagaggatgaggacgaggagcATCAAAGATTTGCAATTTATTGCAAGGAACGAGTCCCCCGGCTGACAGAACAAGCACTATCCTCCGCTTTTAATGACTTCCCTAATGATTACTTGAGGTTACTATTAATTTACATGAGCATGTTTCCTTATGGGTACAAGTTTGAAAAGGATCGTCTCATCTGGAAATGGATAGATGAAGGCTTCTTTATCCTTACTGGTTATAATTATGGTCTTTACTACTTCGACATATATTTTAGTCATGTTATTAAGTTAGAAGCAGAGAGGTTGTTCTCCGAGCTAGTGGATAGTAATGTCATCACCTGTGTAGCATCAAACTGCAAACACAAGCAAGATGAAGCCGAGGCCTGCCAGTGGCAAATCAATCATTTTATGCACCAATTCCTGGCCTCCAAATCTGCAGAGATGGGTTTCGTTTTCACCACCACTACGCTCAACTTACTGGCAGaatcagcagcagcaacaacaacagagTGTGGCAACCAAACTAGCAGCAGGATGCCACGGAGGTTAGCCCTGTACCATCCAGATCCCCTGTTCCCGTCGATGCTTGAAACCATGGATTTGTCCCAGACTCGTTCGCTATCTGTGTCTGGGACAGTCTGCAGAATCCCTCTGAACAAGTTTGTTAATTTGGTGCTTCTGGATCTTGAAGGTTGGGAGAATCTCAAAGATGAGGACCTAGTGCAGGTATGCAGAAGCAAAATGATTTTTTTGAGATATCTAAGCGTCAGGAATACTCGAGTCAGCAAGCTCCCACACGAGATTAAGGAGCTGCGGATTCTGGGGACATTGGACGTAAGTTACACGCAGATAACAGAGCTCCCGCTTGAAGTGTTCGAGCTAATTTTTTTGTGGCACCTAGACCTAAGGGGCACACGGATAAGCCAGCTGCCAAAGCAAATTAAGGGCCTACGACATGTATTGAGGTATCTTCTCGTCGAAACAGCCGCAAGGGTGCCGAACGATGTACGGCATCTCTACAAGCTAGAGACACTAGCCACTGTTGATTTGACCGAATACCCTGCTAGCTTCCTCAGGGCTCTCGGTGATCTACACAACCTGGAGGTGCTTGCAGTTACATGGTCCTTTCACCAGTCCACTGACAGAGACTACTGTGAAGCGTTACTGTCATCCATCAAAAATTGGGAAAACCTCGAGTCCCTGACCATTCACTGTGGACTCGGCTGCTCCATGGAGTTCCTGGGCTCCCTTGAAAAGTCTCGTGCGCCTAGGTGGCTTAAGAAGTTCAAGGTGACAGCAGGAAGATTCGCAAGTGTTCCACCATGGGCACTACCGTAA